The sequence GCTGGTGGTCATGTTGGTGGTACAGGGTCGAAGGACAACCCGTTGCCGGTGTCGTCGCACAAAACAGGGTTTTACTTGATTGCATTGATCATTGTTACCGGCGGCTAGGGCTGGATGAAGCTACTGGGGGGTGATCAGGTGTTTGCTGATTTGGTTCGGGCAAGCATTATTTACCCTGGGTCGAAGCTCGACTCGATTGAAAAACTGGCAGAGGTTGGTGTTTCAAGTGCGAGTTATCGTACGATTCAACGTCATCTTCCTCGTTTTGCTCAGGATAGTTTCCGGGAAATCGTGTCTCAAACGTTGGCTCGTCATGCCGGTATCGGGCCGGATCCTGGGCTTAAGCCACATTTTGCTACTTAACCCGGAAAATGGCCCTGACCCGAATGATCGGGTCAGGGCCACTGACTGTGGAGGATAGGAGAATCGAACTCCTGACATCCTGCTTGCAAAGCAGGTGCTCTACCAACTGAGCTAATCCCCCGCTGGGTAGGTTCTACTGTACTCCCAGGCCCTCAATTTAAGAAATTGGGTGGTCAATACCTGTCTAGGCATTGGCAATAGCTTCAGCAGCAAGCAAGAAGAACGCAGAAACCCGGCCCATTACTGGACCGGGTTTTCGTTCCTGTGGAGGATAGGAGAATCGAACTCCTGACATCCTGCTTGCAAAGCAGGTGCTCTACCAACTGAGCTAATCCCCCATGGTGCGCCCGGGAGGAATCGAACCTCCGACCTCATCGTTATCAGCGATGCGCTCTAACCGACTGAGCTACGGGCGCTGGGAACGAGATAAAACATTACCCACGATTGAACACAACACCAAATTGCCTGCTCAAACAGGTTAAAAATCTCAGCATAGCGAGTAAGAGACGCTGCTGAGGGTGGAAGTCACACTGCGGTTTCTTGCGTGTTTTTGGCCCACGATAGTCCGACACGCCTAAAGCTGCATTGTGATTTCCACCCTCAGCGATGAAGAGTTTAGGATTTCTTCTTTCCGGTGTCGCTCAACGTGACGGTAAGGCCGCCGAGGAGATCAGCGATCGCGTTGTAGATCACCGCGATCAACGGCGACAGGACAGCAACCATGACGGTGCCAATCACACCTACTAAGCCCGCGGATGAGAAGACCAGGCCAAAGCCGATGCCTTGGTCGCCGCCAACACCACCAATCAGGTCGTTGACCTGGCCGACAATCCCTGCGCGGTCCATGGCGATGTACAGGATAGTCACGGCGATCAGCCACACCACTAGGCCGAGCAGGCCCATAATTAGACCGATTTTGAAGGCCGAACCGGGAGAAACCCGGCTGACCTCGACGTTACGTGATGCCATTTTTACTCCTCAGATTTGCTAGGCGCGCCAGTGGAGTCCATCGCTTCCTCTGGGCTCTTTTCGCCCTTGGCTACAGCGGTGGCTTCCTCTTCACCCTCGTCTTCAACATTGACATCAATGGCAAGCAGTTCCACATCCTCAGCCAGGTCAACGAGGCGCACGCCCATTGTCGCGCGTGACGACGGGCGGATCTGGTTGACTTCGGTGCGGATCACACCGCCAGCAGACGTGATTGCGAAGATCTGGTCATCTTCTTCGACGGCCAGCGCTCCGATCAGCTTACCGCGCTTCGGGGTGTACTTGAAGGTCATCACACCCATGCCGCCACGGCCCTGGGTATTGTATTCCTCGATGGCGGTGCGCTTGCCATAGCCACCTGAGGTAGCAACCAGCAAGTATTCGCCGTCTTGGACCACGGTCATGGCCAGCAGTTGGTCATCGCCCTTGAAGCGCATGCCCTTCACACCGGCGGTGGCGCGTCCCATGGGGCGCAGTTGGTCGTCGTCGGCTGTGAAGCGGATAGCCTGGCCCTGCTCGGACACCAGCAAAATGTCATCATGTTCAGAGCACAATGCTGCGCCAATCAGGCAGTCGCCCTCGTTTAAGTTAATGGCGATCAGTCCTGCGGAACGTGCGGACTCGTAGTCGGTCAAGCGCGACTTCTTTACGCGCCCATCTTTGGTTGCAAGCACCAAGTAAGGGGCGTCGTCGTAGCTCTTGATCTGAATGACCTGGGCGATCCTTTCCTCCGGCTGGAACTCCAACAGGTTTGCTACGTGCTGGCCGCGGGCGGTGCGTCCTGCCTCCGGCAGCTCGTAGGCCTTGAGGCGGTAGACGCGGCCGAAGTTGGTAAAGAACAGGATCCAGTCGTGGGTGGAGCAGATGAAGAAGTTTTTCACCACGTCGTCTTGCTTCAGCTCGGCGCCGCGCACACCCTTACCGCCACGCTTCTGGGACTTGTAGGCATCCACCTTGGTGCGCTTGGCGTAACCGGTAGACGTGATAGTAACTACGACGTTTTCGCGGGCAATGAGGTCTTCTTCACTGACATCGCCTGTTGCGGCGACAATCTTGGTGCGACGCTCATCGCCATACTTTTCGACGATTTCCTCTAACTCATCGTGCACGATCTGGCGCTGGCGTTCTGGTTTGGCCAGGATGTCTTTGTAGTCAGCGATTTCTTCTTCGATCTCTGCCAACTCGTCGATGATCTTCTGGCGTTCCAGTGCTGCCAGGCGACGCAGCTGCATCGCCAGGATGGCGTCTGCCTGGATTTCGTCGACGTCGAGAAGCTCCATCAAGCCGGTACGGGCCTCGTCGACAGTGGGGCTGCGACGGATCAGGGCGATGACCTCATCGAGCATGTCCAGTGCCTTAACCAAACCACGCAGGATGTGGGCGCGTTTTTCGGCCTCGTCCAAGCGGTACTGGGTGCGGCGCACAATGACTTCGATCTGGTGCTTCACGTAGTAGCGCAGCATCTGGTCGAGGCGCAGGGTGCGTGGCACGCCCTCGACGATGGAGAGCATGTTCGCCGAGAAATTGGATTCCAACTGCGAGTGCTTGTACAGGTTGTTCAGCACCACGCGTGGAACGGCGTCGCGCTTAAGAGTAATCACGATGCGCAGGCCGGCACGGTCCGACGACTCATCTTCGATCTTGGAAATGCCCACGAGCTTGCCGTTGGTCACCTGGTCGGCGATATTCGCGATGAAGGTATCCGGGTTGACGTTGTACGGCAGCTCGGTGATGGTGATTACCTGGCGGTTGCCGATCTCTTCCATTTCCGCCACACCACGCATGCGGATCGAACCGCGGCCGGTGGCGTAGGCATCCTTAATACCTTGGTCACCCACGATCAGGGCAGCGGTTGGGAAGTCCGGTCCCTTTACGCGTTCCATGCACGCTTCCAGGGTGGTCTTGTCGTCAGCATCGTGGTTGGCCAGGATCCAGTAGATGGCCTCAGCCAGCTCGTTCAAGTTGTGTGGAGGGATGTTCGTGGCCATACCTACGGCAATACCGGAGGAGCCGTTCATCAGCAGGTTCGGCACACGCGACGGCAGAATGTCTGGTTCCTTGGTCTTGCCATCGTAGTTCGGCGAGAAGTCTACGGCGTTCTCGCGGATGTCGCGCACCATTTCCATGGCCAGCGGTGTGAGCTTGCACTCCGTATAACGCATGGCGGCCGGGCCATCGTGGCCGCGGGAGCCGAAGTTGCCCTGGCCGTCGATCAGCGGGTAGCGCATCACCCATGGCTGCGCGAGGCGCACCAAGGTGTCATAAATAGCGGTGTCACCGTGCGGGTGGTAGTGCCCCATGGTGTCTGCTACTGGGCGGGCAGACTTCACGTAGCCGCGTTCCGGCCGGTAGCCGGAGTCGAACATCGCGTAGATGATGCGGCGGTGCACTGGCTTCATGCCGTCGCGGACCTCTGGCAGTGCACGGCCAACGATCACGCTCATCGCATAATCAATGTAGGAGGTTTGCATCTCCTCATTGATATCGATGGGGATGATCTGGTCGTGGCCTATACCGTCGCCACCGTCTGTGGTGTCGTCGCTCATTCAAGACCTCTTTCCTATTGTTGTATCGTGCACAGAAGCACACGTGTTCCGGGCTTGATTCTACCGGGTCGCGCACGCTTTTCGACGACCACCAGCGGTATCAAAATGATACCGTCGTTGTATGGCTATGACGCTGAGATTGACTACGGAAGAAGACCGCGCCCTTGTCCTCCTCGCTTCCGCGTGGAGGTGCAGTAAACAGGAAGCTGCGAAACGCGCCATCATCACTTCTGCCACTCGCCTACTTGATGATGCCGCGATTGACCAGCTCGCCCAAGAGGTATTGGCAGAAACCGGCACCATTGGTCCCCACCACAGCGGCCACAAGACCCTGGAGTCCCGCATTCGCCACACCCAACGCCCACGCACCTCTATTACATTCGAGGCACAAGCAGAGCAAGGATCACCAGCTGATGGTTAAAGCGTTGCGACCAGAACAGTTACTGATTATCGCCGACCATTTCTGCGCACAACATGGCGTCGAACTGCTGAGTTTCTCCGATCTTGCGGCTGCAGCTGCGGTGCCCGGCGCACGTTTTGACACAGTTGCGTTGTATTCTTCGTCGTTAAGCGCAAGCGATGCCCTAGCCACGTATCTGCGCCGCTTGCAACCCTTGTCCGCGCTTAACGACGAGTTCGCTGTGGTGGCAGCAGAAGTGTATCGGCGCTGGTGTACCCACGATCCGACATAGCCCTCAACCTGACATGTGGCGTACACCCGGCTTGCCGTGTGCACCTGCGCGATATAAGAAGTGAGATTATTCACTTATTCAATCATTCAATAGAATAGTAGATAGATGGAGAATAGTCTTGACTTATGACTTGGTTTTCTATCGAACAGCCCAATATCAGTGCCCAACAAATCGATCAGGCCCTTGATCGCATGGTGGAGGAGGCAGTCAACCGCCTCAGTATTAAATCTCTCGACCGCGTCCTGCTTCTCCCACCAGACATCACCCGTGCCCACGCCGATGTGGGCCGAATGACAGAGTATCTTTACTTCAAACTTGCAGAGCAAGGCAGTGAAGTACACGTCATCCCAACACTCGGCCAGCACGTGCCCCACACTGTTGAAGACAACCAGTGGATGTTTGGCAAGATTCCCGAATCCCATATTCACGCCCACGACTGGAAATATGGTTGCGTCAACGTTGGCACCGTGCCTGCTGAGTACGTCAAAGAACAAACAGGTGGTGTTGTTGACTGGGAGATGCCCATTGACCTCAACAAAATGCTGATCGGGGAACGCTGGGACCTGATCATCAACATTGGGCATGTGGTTCCTCACGAGGTACTGGGCTTTGCCAACCACAACAAGAACTATTTCATTGGCCTTGGCGGAAAACGTCTCCTCGGTGCTTCCCACATGGCCTCCGCCGTGTACGGCATCGAAAACAACCTGGGTAACCTGCTGACCCCAGTCCGAGCCTGCTTCAATTACGCGGAAGAGAAATTCCTCTCACACCTTCCTGACGTGTACTTCCAAGTAGTCATGGACTACAACGATAAAGGAGTACTTGAACACACCGGTGTGTACGTCGGCGATGACTTAGACACCTATTTCGATGCCGCACGCGCCTCAAAAGAACAAAACATTACAGTGTTCGATGAGGCCCCCAAGAAAATCGTCGCATACATGGACAAAGACGAATTTCGGGCCACCTGGGTAGCAAACAAGGCAGTGTACCGCACACGAATGGCGGTTGCCGATGGTGGCGAGCTCCTCGTTATCGCACCCGGTGTGATCCGCTTCGGTGAGCAGCCAGAAGTCGATGATCTCATCCGCAAGTACGGCTATCTTTCCCAAGAAGAAACCATTAAGAAATACTGGGATGCCGAAGATATGCAAGACATCCCGCACGGAACAGCGCACCTTCCACACGGCAGCTCTGAAGGGCGGTTTACCATCCGTTACGCACCAGGGGGCTTAACACAAGAAGAAATCGAAAGTGTCGGCTACGCCTACATGGACGTCAACGAGGCCCTGGAGCGTTACAACCCAGAGACCATGAAAGACGGCTACAACACCATGCCTGATGGTGAAGTTGTCTACTTCATCAGCACACCTTCTGCTGGATTGTGGTCTACCCGCGAGAAGCTCGAACAAAGAGCCACGCACGAGCGCCACACCTAGAACATCAAAAGGTATCCAAAGGTATCCAAACTCATTAAAAGAGAGCGCACCCTGTGGCAAGCGACTTGCTTGCCACAGGGTGCGCTCGATTTATCTGCTGTGTGCCCGACTTATGTGAACAGTGTGACACCAGTGGCCTAGAGTAGTCCTCATAGAAAGTGGAATTGTTCCCACGGACCCATTTTCCTTGGAGAGGACCCAGAAACCATGAAGAAGACTACCTCGATCATCGCGGCGTTGGCCGTTTCAACATCCCTGGCCGTTGCGCCTCAGGTAGATGCACGAGACATGAACTACCAGCCACCACGGCATACCGCGACAGGTAGCGCCTACACCGGCTCAGCACCAATCAGCCTGCTGCTCTTCGCACTCGGTGTAGCAGGTGTTGCAAAGCTCATTACCGACAACGTCCCTCCATTACGCGAGGCTGTAGACCAGATTGCGGAACAAGTAGGTTCGTCCGGCTCTTCCGGCTCGTCGGAGGCTGCCCGCCAGCAACCATTGTCGGACTTCAACTTAGAGAATCTAAGCTCGCAGTTGAACCTCGGCTAGTTTCGGGGCTAGTTTCCCGGCTATTTTTGGCTTGTTTTGGGCGCTGCTACACGCACTCCTCGTCCGAACGATTGACCGCCTTGTGGCGTGATACGCCCTGAAGGGGGTTATTTCACGCCCTGAAGTAGCGGACTCAACCTCTGATCTGTTAAATTTGGGAACGTTGTGGTTATAGTGACTGCTGTGACTTAGGCATCGCACGAACTATGGCGGAAGAACTGCAACACCGAATCGTCAAACTGACCATTAGTTCAAATAGTTTAAAGCGATTACTATCGGCGGATTTCAACATCCGACCATGGCAATCGCTTTTTTCTTTGCATATCAAACCCAACTCCAGACACAATGGCCTAGGTATCGCTACAGTATGGGAAGTTGTGGGATCCTTCGGATCCTCCCCTGAATTGAACCTTAATTCAAGATTTCAAGGCCTAGAAAGGTTTCCTCATGCCTGAGCTTTCTGCTCTCCTGAATGAACAAAAGCGCCCACAGATTGTTGCCGAGTTGAACACTGTGGTCAACGACACCGTCTCGTCTACTTCTGGTCTCACCGGGATGGCCCTCAAGGGTGGCCTAGGTGCCGCCTCAAAAATGGACAGTAACTTCGTTGAGAAAGGCATCAACCGCCTTCTCCCCGACCTCCTAGGCGAGCTACAGCCACACTGGGCCAAGTACAGCGAATCAGGCACCTCCAACTTCGGTGCCTACTTAGCCGCTAACGAGGATCATGTGATCAACGGCATCTTGAAGCTTGCCGACGATAACGTCAGCAAGGCTCCTGCCGCTCTGCAGAAGGTCTACAACGGTTTGCGTGGCAAAGCAGCCGGCATCATCAGCCCTGCTTTGCCAAAAGTTGGCGCTGCCATCGAAAAACACATGGCATAAAACCCTGCGCCCATGCACTTTTCGGTCGACAAATCCGGTTTTCACCGAGGGCAACAGCGGATTTGTCGACCGAAAAGAACATGCAGAAAGAACAAGGCTTGATCACAGTGTGAGGTCCACCATCACGCCAGTACCTGGCCACCCAATATAAGGGTTGTCACTTAAGGTGGTCGGTGCGTGCACGTGGCCAAGCACCCACGCACCGTAATTCTTTGCTTGGAGCTGTTCCAGCGTGGCGGGCAAACAGTTATTTTTGGTGTATTCACCAGTGAGTCCGGTATGAAAAACACCGACATGTTTGGATGACTCAGCCGGATCGGCCACAGGAAAATCGTCGATAAGCTCGCGCTTGTCCCGCTTCTTGCACACATTCACCGCGTGGAACGTCAAGTCGATGCCGGGCACAGTGATCTCACAGACCTCAAAACCCGATGGGAAATAGACACCGTCGATCGCAGGAAAGCGTGAGTGAAACTCGAAACCCTTCGCTACGTCATGGTTTCCCCAGATCGCAACGATGGGAACCTGCAATTCCTGCGTGATCCAGCGGAACAGCTCCGCGCCTTCTGCTTCCTGCTCGGGGCCAGAAGTGTGGCGGTCAAAAAGATCGCCAGCGAACACGACAACGTCGGGGTTGCGCGCAGAAAGCTCTTTACGCACCCATGGGCTGCCCGGGGTGTAGTGGGCGCCCAGATGCAGGTCAGCGAAAGCGGCAATATGAGTCATGCAGTTTACACAGCTACATGCTCATCGAGTTACACATCGAGGAAGCGCACGTCGCGCGCCTTGCGGGTAATGAAGGAGCGGCGGGCAGCAACGTCATCACCCATGAGGATGGAGAACAACTCGTCTGCGCGTTGTGCATCCTCGATATTCACCCGACGCAAAATGCGATGCTCCGGATCAAGAGTGGTTTCCCACAACTCATTCGGGTTCATCTCACCCAGACCCTTGTAGCGCTGAATACCATCATCCGTGTTGATGGAGCGACCAGCGTTCAGGCCTTCCTCAAGCTCACGGTCACGCTCGGCGTCAGAGTAAGCGTAGCCGGGCTCACCCTTCTTCCACTTCAGCTTGTACAGCGGCGGATTAGCCAGGTACACATGGCCTTCCTCGATCAGCTCCGGCATGAAACGGAACAGCAAAGTCAGCAGCAAAGTGGCGATGTGCTGGCCGTCGACGTCAGCGTCGGCCATGAGCACGATCTTGTGGTAGCGCAGCTTCTCAATGTCGAACTCTTCATTGATACCGGTGCCTAACGCTGTGATGATCGCCTGGACCTCGGCATTTTTCAGAACACGGTCGAGGCGTGCCTTTTCCACGTTGAGAATCTTGCCACGCAGCGGCAAAATCGCCTGGTACATGGAATCGCGGCCCTGCTTAGCGGAACCACCTGCAGAGTCACCCTCCACGATGAACAGCTCAGCGGCGTTCGGATCTTTAGTACGGCAATCGGCAAGCTTTCCGGGCAAACCACCCATATCGGTCGCGGACTTGCGGCGGACCAGGTCACGGGCCTTACGCGCTGCCACGCGAGCATGCGACGAGGCCACAGCCTTGTTCACAATCGCCTTCGCCTCAGCCGGGTTGGCATCAAACCAAAACGCTAGGTGCTCATTGACAGCACGCTGGACGAAGCCCTTAAGCTCGGTATTACCCAGCTTGGTCTTGGTCTGGCCCTCAAACTGTGGATCGCCAACACGCGCGGACACAACCGCGGCCAAGCCCTCGCGGCAGTCATCGCCGGTCAGGTTCGGGTCTTTCTCCTTCAGCAGCTTGTGTTCCCGCGCGTAGCGGTTCATCAAGGTAGTCAGCGCTGCGCGGAAACCTTCCTCGTGTGTACCGCCCTCATGGGTGTTGATGGTGTTGGCAAAGGTGTGCACAGACTCCTTGTAGCCAGAGTTCCACTGCATGGCGATCTCCACCTCATGGTCATCGCCTTTGGCCTCAAAGCCGACGATGGTGGGGTGGATCTCGCTTTTACTCTTGTTGAGGTATTTGACGTAATCGATCAGACCATCTGGGTAGTGGTAACTAACCTTCTTTTCCAGCTTCTTCGGCTTCGACGGTGCAATATCATCTGCAATGTCCTCGCCGGATTCAGCATCGGTTACCTCCTTTGTCTCAGATGCTTCGGTGCCTTCCAAGGCCTCATCATCAAAGGAGTCGCCGTCGATGGACTCGGCGGTATCGCCGCCTTCTGCCAGCGCTTCCAGCTCAAGCTCTTCCTCAGTAACACGCTCGTCCTTCAAGGTGATGGTCAGACCCTTGTTCAGAAATGCCATTTCTTGTAGGCGCCGCGAGATCACATCAAAGTCAAACTCTGTGGTTTCAAAAATCTCCGGGTCCGGCCAGAAGCGGATTGCGGTACCCGTCCCGCGGGCGTTACTGCCTTCGACAAGCTCATCCGGCACAGCCATATTAAAATTCTGGATCCAGTGCTTACCAGCACGCTTAATGTCCGCCTCCACCCGGGTGGACAGCGCATTGACCACGGAAATACCCACGCCATGCAGACCACCGGAAACCGCGTACGATTCCGAGTCGAACTTTCCGCCAGCGTGCAGCTGCGTCATCACAACCTGCACCGTAGGAGCACCCGACGGGTGCATGTCCACAGGAATGCCACGGCCGTTGTCCACCACTTCCACACCGCCATCAGCCAGCAGGGTGACGTCAACACGGTCAGCGTAGCCAGCCATGGCTTCGTCGACCGAGTTGTCCACTACCTCCCAAATGAGGTGGTGGAGGCCGCGTGGCCCGGTAGAACCGATGTACATGCCGGGGCGCTTGCGCACGGCTTCCAAACCCTCAAGGATTTGGATTGAATCCGCGCCATAATCTTTATTTGTGGTAGCCACCTGAAACAAGTACTCCTGTCGCGCTACGGATATCTAACCTGCTCAATCTTACACCCTAAGGGTGCCCCACGCGCACTGGGGTTGCGCGCGTCGGAAGGCCATTTATGCGCCGGATTCGGCATTTCCCCAGGATAAATTGTGCAGCCCTACCTGCGCGGTGTTCATTAACGTTCATTAACGTTCATTAACGTTCATTAGCCGTATGTGTCGCGCGGACCACGGCCTTTGACGTGCAGCGGGCCGTAGCGCCAACTTTTCGTTTTCGGAGGATACACGTGCACATTCGTGATAATGCCCTCACCGATTTTCTCATCAAGACGTTCAAGAATCTGCCGCTTCATGTAGCGCAGCTGCGTGGCCCAGCTTGTTGCGTCGGTAGAAATGAACAGGGTGGCATCTTTGACCATTTCTACTTTGGTGTGCTGCGCTACTTTCTCACCGACCACTTCCTCCCAACTACCCATGATCCAGCCCATGGCCAACGGTTTTGCCCAATCACGGTGACGGACTTCCTGCTTTAACAAGTCCGAGAATCCGGCCACGACATAACTTCGGCGCGGGGCACGTCCGTCGGGCCCGCTCATTCTGCCTGGTCCCCGATATTGTCGCTTATCGACGCCCACCTGGTCCTGTCCTAAGTCAAGCCCCGGGACAGTCACTGTAGGCTCATCGGCGGTGCCATCTGTCAACCTGCCCACCGCACGGCGCGGGATCACACTGCGACCCTGTTGGTGCAAGTTCGGAACAAATCCGTTGCGTTTCTTAGCGGCGGTGCGGATGGTGTCGAAGGCGTGCTGCACAATATCGCTACTGTCTCTACTGTCTCTACTGTCACCATTAACACGACTATCACTCATGAGATGGCCTCAAGACTGGAGATTCCTTCCTCCATGGTCACCATGTAGCGCGCCGCTACAGCATCGTCGAGGTTACCCGGCAGATCATCGCCAACTGCGGCGGTGATCAACACTTGCTCCGCATCTTCGGCCACATGCACTAACCGTTGGCGGCGTTTAGCGTCAAGTTCCGCAAAAACATCGTCCAGTATCAACACCGGATCTGATCCATCCTGGGAAAGCAGTTGGAATTCTGCCAAGTGCAGGGATAACGCGAAGGACCATGATTCCCCGTGGCTGGCAAAGCCTTTCGCAGGCTGATCACCAAGAATTAGTTCCACGTCATCACGATGGGGGCCCACAAGTGTTACACCTCGTTCGATCTCGTATTGGCGGCGCCTGCCTAGTTCAGTGAGCATCGCCGCTTCGATCACGGCAGCGTCACGGCTACCTTCGCCTACCAATTCACGCACAGCATCGTCCAGAGTGGAGGTGTACTGTACCTGCGCCGCCCGAGA comes from Corynebacterium cystitidis and encodes:
- a CDS encoding DUF3566 domain-containing protein; its protein translation is MASRNVEVSRVSPGSAFKIGLIMGLLGLVVWLIAVTILYIAMDRAGIVGQVNDLIGGVGGDQGIGFGLVFSSAGLVGVIGTVMVAVLSPLIAVIYNAIADLLGGLTVTLSDTGKKKS
- the gyrA gene encoding DNA gyrase subunit A, with amino-acid sequence MSDDTTDGGDGIGHDQIIPIDINEEMQTSYIDYAMSVIVGRALPEVRDGMKPVHRRIIYAMFDSGYRPERGYVKSARPVADTMGHYHPHGDTAIYDTLVRLAQPWVMRYPLIDGQGNFGSRGHDGPAAMRYTECKLTPLAMEMVRDIRENAVDFSPNYDGKTKEPDILPSRVPNLLMNGSSGIAVGMATNIPPHNLNELAEAIYWILANHDADDKTTLEACMERVKGPDFPTAALIVGDQGIKDAYATGRGSIRMRGVAEMEEIGNRQVITITELPYNVNPDTFIANIADQVTNGKLVGISKIEDESSDRAGLRIVITLKRDAVPRVVLNNLYKHSQLESNFSANMLSIVEGVPRTLRLDQMLRYYVKHQIEVIVRRTQYRLDEAEKRAHILRGLVKALDMLDEVIALIRRSPTVDEARTGLMELLDVDEIQADAILAMQLRRLAALERQKIIDELAEIEEEIADYKDILAKPERQRQIVHDELEEIVEKYGDERRTKIVAATGDVSEEDLIARENVVVTITSTGYAKRTKVDAYKSQKRGGKGVRGAELKQDDVVKNFFICSTHDWILFFTNFGRVYRLKAYELPEAGRTARGQHVANLLEFQPEERIAQVIQIKSYDDAPYLVLATKDGRVKKSRLTDYESARSAGLIAINLNEGDCLIGAALCSEHDDILLVSEQGQAIRFTADDDQLRPMGRATAGVKGMRFKGDDQLLAMTVVQDGEYLLVATSGGYGKRTAIEEYNTQGRGGMGVMTFKYTPKRGKLIGALAVEEDDQIFAITSAGGVIRTEVNQIRPSSRATMGVRLVDLAEDVELLAIDVNVEDEGEEEATAVAKGEKSPEEAMDSTGAPSKSEE
- a CDS encoding CopG family transcriptional regulator; amino-acid sequence: MAMTLRLTTEEDRALVLLASAWRCSKQEAAKRAIITSATRLLDDAAIDQLAQEVLAETGTIGPHHSGHKTLESRIRHTQRPRTSITFEAQAEQGSPADG
- a CDS encoding lactate racemase domain-containing protein, producing MTWFSIEQPNISAQQIDQALDRMVEEAVNRLSIKSLDRVLLLPPDITRAHADVGRMTEYLYFKLAEQGSEVHVIPTLGQHVPHTVEDNQWMFGKIPESHIHAHDWKYGCVNVGTVPAEYVKEQTGGVVDWEMPIDLNKMLIGERWDLIINIGHVVPHEVLGFANHNKNYFIGLGGKRLLGASHMASAVYGIENNLGNLLTPVRACFNYAEEKFLSHLPDVYFQVVMDYNDKGVLEHTGVYVGDDLDTYFDAARASKEQNITVFDEAPKKIVAYMDKDEFRATWVANKAVYRTRMAVADGGELLVIAPGVIRFGEQPEVDDLIRKYGYLSQEETIKKYWDAEDMQDIPHGTAHLPHGSSEGRFTIRYAPGGLTQEEIESVGYAYMDVNEALERYNPETMKDGYNTMPDGEVVYFISTPSAGLWSTREKLEQRATHERHT
- a CDS encoding DUF6918 family protein; translation: MPELSALLNEQKRPQIVAELNTVVNDTVSSTSGLTGMALKGGLGAASKMDSNFVEKGINRLLPDLLGELQPHWAKYSESGTSNFGAYLAANEDHVINGILKLADDNVSKAPAALQKVYNGLRGKAAGIISPALPKVGAAIEKHMA
- a CDS encoding metallophosphoesterase family protein — encoded protein: MTHIAAFADLHLGAHYTPGSPWVRKELSARNPDVVVFAGDLFDRHTSGPEQEAEGAELFRWITQELQVPIVAIWGNHDVAKGFEFHSRFPAIDGVYFPSGFEVCEITVPGIDLTFHAVNVCKKRDKRELIDDFPVADPAESSKHVGVFHTGLTGEYTKNNCLPATLEQLQAKNYGAWVLGHVHAPTTLSDNPYIGWPGTGVMVDLTL
- the gyrB gene encoding DNA topoisomerase (ATP-hydrolyzing) subunit B, producing the protein MATTNKDYGADSIQILEGLEAVRKRPGMYIGSTGPRGLHHLIWEVVDNSVDEAMAGYADRVDVTLLADGGVEVVDNGRGIPVDMHPSGAPTVQVVMTQLHAGGKFDSESYAVSGGLHGVGISVVNALSTRVEADIKRAGKHWIQNFNMAVPDELVEGSNARGTGTAIRFWPDPEIFETTEFDFDVISRRLQEMAFLNKGLTITLKDERVTEEELELEALAEGGDTAESIDGDSFDDEALEGTEASETKEVTDAESGEDIADDIAPSKPKKLEKKVSYHYPDGLIDYVKYLNKSKSEIHPTIVGFEAKGDDHEVEIAMQWNSGYKESVHTFANTINTHEGGTHEEGFRAALTTLMNRYAREHKLLKEKDPNLTGDDCREGLAAVVSARVGDPQFEGQTKTKLGNTELKGFVQRAVNEHLAFWFDANPAEAKAIVNKAVASSHARVAARKARDLVRRKSATDMGGLPGKLADCRTKDPNAAELFIVEGDSAGGSAKQGRDSMYQAILPLRGKILNVEKARLDRVLKNAEVQAIITALGTGINEEFDIEKLRYHKIVLMADADVDGQHIATLLLTLLFRFMPELIEEGHVYLANPPLYKLKWKKGEPGYAYSDAERDRELEEGLNAGRSINTDDGIQRYKGLGEMNPNELWETTLDPEHRILRRVNIEDAQRADELFSILMGDDVAARRSFITRKARDVRFLDV
- a CDS encoding DciA family protein → MSDSRVNGDSRDSRDSSDIVQHAFDTIRTAAKKRNGFVPNLHQQGRSVIPRRAVGRLTDGTADEPTVTVPGLDLGQDQVGVDKRQYRGPGRMSGPDGRAPRRSYVVAGFSDLLKQEVRHRDWAKPLAMGWIMGSWEEVVGEKVAQHTKVEMVKDATLFISTDATSWATQLRYMKRQILERLDEKIGEGIITNVHVYPPKTKSWRYGPLHVKGRGPRDTYG